In Carya illinoinensis cultivar Pawnee chromosome 9, C.illinoinensisPawnee_v1, whole genome shotgun sequence, the following are encoded in one genomic region:
- the LOC122277233 gene encoding protein UNUSUAL FLORAL ORGANS has protein sequence METFHPSMTPPLPFSYTFTATMSGSSSGATPNTITTPWMDRRIWSKLPQRLLDRVLAFLPPPAFFRARSVCKRWYALLFSDSFLELYLQVSPRHHWFLFFKHKTLKSYIYRGSGGGDGDNRGPCEGYLFDPIDIAWHRLSFALVPSGFSPASSSGGLVCWVSDEAGPKSIILCNPILGSLTQLPPTLRPRLFPSIGLTVNPSSIDITVAGDDMISPYAVKNLTAENFHMDGGGFYSIWGTTSSLPRLCSLESGRMVYVGGKFYCMNYNPFSVLAHDVAANIWCKIQAPMRRFLRSPSLVESRGNLLLVAAVEKSKLNVPKSLRLWDLQACGTTWVEVERMPQQLYIQFAELEGGNGFDCVGHGDFIVIMIRGSDKALLLDVCEKRWLWIPPCPYSQEGGGGSSSNNGRNGELHGFAYEPRLATPVTGLLDQLTLPFQTYNG, from the coding sequence ATGGAGACCTTTCACCCCTCTATGACGCCGCCCTTACCCTTTTCCTACACTTTCACTGCTACTATGAGTGGTAGCAGTAGCGGGGCCACTCCAAATACTATTACTACACCCTGGATGGACAGAAGGATCTGGAGTAAACTCCCACAGAGGCTGCTCGATCGTGTGCTTGCTTTTCTCCCTCCACCGGCCTTTTTTCGAGCACGTTCTGTCTGTAAGAGATGGTACGCACTCTTGTTTTCGGACAGCTTTCTTGAATTATACCTCCAAGTATCTCCTCGCCATCATTGGTTTCTATTCTTTAAGCACAAAACCCTCAAGAGCTACATATATAGGGGAAGTGGTGGAGGAGATGGGGACAATAGGGGACCTTGTGAAGGATATCTCTTTGATCCTATTGATATCGCATGGCATCGTCTTTCCTTTGCTCTGGTTCCCTCCGGGTTTTCACCTGCTTCTTCTTCCGGTGGCTTAGTTTGCTGGGTTTCAGATGAGGCTGGTCCAAAAAGCATAATCCTATGCAACCCCATCCTTGGTTCTCTAACTCAATTGCCTCCCACGCTAAGACCCCGGCTCTTCCCTTCTATTGGCCTAACCGTTAACCCTTCATCAATAGATATCACGGTTGCCGGGGATGACATGATTTCTCCCTATGCAGTCAAGAATTTAACGGCCGAGAACTTTCATatggatgggggtgggttttatTCAATATGGGGTACAACTTCTTCTCTGCCAAGGCTATGTAGCCTTGAGTCAGGTCGAATGGTTTACGTGGGAGGAAAATTCTACTGCATGAACTATAACCCATTTAGCGTTTTAGCTCATGATGTTGCAGCGAATATATGGTGCAAGATTCAAGCTCCCATGCGAAGGTTTCTGCGATCGCCAAGCTTGGTCGAGAGTAGGGGAAATCTCCTCTTAGTTGCAGCAGTTGAGAAAAGCAAACTAAATGTACCAAAGAGTTTGAGGCTGTGGGATTTGCAAGCATGCGGGACTACGTGGGTGGAAGTCGAAAGAATGCCACAGCAACTCTACATCCAGTTTGCTGAGTTGGAAGGTGGAAATGGGTTCGACTGTGTTGGACATGGAGACTTTATTGTGATTATGATACGAGGGTCGGACAAGGCTTTGCTGTTGGATGTCTGCGAAAAGAGGTGGCTGTGGATTCCTCCATGTCCTTACTCTCAAGAAGGTGGTGGtggcagcagcagcaacaatgGACGTAATGGTGAATTGCATGGCTTTGCTTATGAGCCTAGGCTTGCCACCCCAGTCACTGGACTTCTGGACCAGTTGACCCTACCATTTCAGACTTACAATGGTTAG